One Alnus glutinosa chromosome 3, dhAlnGlut1.1, whole genome shotgun sequence genomic region harbors:
- the LOC133864296 gene encoding 3beta,22alpha-dihydroxysteroid 3-dehydrogenase: MAVFVYLYFCVALCTVLFFFLIRASRCRRLRLPPGNLGLPFIGETLQLISAYKTENPEPFIDERVSRFGPIFTTHVFGEPTVFSADPETNRFILQNEGKLFECSYPASISNLLGRHSLLLMKGSLHKRMHSLTMSFANSSIIRDHLLVDIDRLIRLNLDSWTGRVFLMEEAKKITFELTVKQLMSFDPCEWTESLRKEYVLVIEGFFTVALPIFTTYRRAIKARTKVAEALSLIVRQRRKESEAGERKEDMLGALLAGDDGFSDEQIVDFLLALLVAGYETTSTIMTLAVKFLTETPLALAQLKEEHDQIRAKKSEIEALEWVDYKSMPFTQCVVNETLRMANIIGGIFRRSMTDIHIKGYTIPKGWKVFASFRAVHLDHHHFKDARTFNPWRWQDNSGATSPGNVFTPFGGGPRLCPGYELARVELSVFLHHLVTRLSWNPAEEDKLVFFPTTRTQKRYPIYVQRRNVSKLCKE; the protein is encoded by the exons ACCGGGGAACCTCGGACTCCCTTTCATCGGAGAGACTCTGCAACTCATTTCCGCTTACAAGACTGAGAATCCTGAACCCTTCATCGATGAGAGGGTGAGCCGGTTCGGACCCATCTTCACAACCCACGTTTTCGGCGAACCGACCGTTTTCTCCGCCGACCCAGAGACGAACCGGTTCATCTTGCAGAACGAAGGGAAGCTGTTTGAGTGTAGCTACCCGGCCTCGATATCGAACCTGCTGGGGAGGCACTCTTTGTTGCTCATGAAGGGCAGTCTTCATAAGAGAATGCATTCCCTCACCATGAGCTTCGCCAACTCCTCGATCATTAGGGACCATCTTTTGGTTGATATAGACCGCTTGATCCGGCTCAATTTGGACTCTTGGACCGGCCGGGTCTTTCTCATGGAGGAGGCCAAGAAG ATAACATTTGAATTAACAGTGAAGCAGCTGATGAGCTTTGATCCATGTGAATGGACTGAGAGTCTAAGGAAGGAGTACGTGCTTGTCATTGAAGGCTTCTTCACCGTCGCTTTGCCTATCTTCACCACCTACCGGCGTGCCATCAAA GCAAGAACTAAGGTGGCAGAGGCATTGAGCTTGATAGTGAGgcaaagaaggaaagagagtGAAGCgggagagagaaaggaggaCATGTTAGGAGCCCTCTTGGCCGGAGACGACGGTTTCTCCGATGAGCAGATTGTCGACTTCTTACTGGCTCTGCTTGTCGCGGGCTACGAGACAACCTCCACTATCATGACTCTTGCTGTTAAGTTCCTCACCGAGACTCCTCTTGCCCTGGCTCAGCTCAAG GAAGAGCACGACCAAATTAGGGCAAAGAAGAGTGAGATCGAGGCTCTTGAATGGGTTGATTATAAGTCCATGCCATTCACTCAATGT GTTGTCAATGAAACTCTGCGCATGGCAAACATAATCGGCGGGATATTCAGGCGATCGATGACGGACATCCATATAAAGG GTTACACAATTCCTAAAGGATGGAAGGTTTTTGCATCCTTTCGGGCTGTGCATTTGGACCATCACCACTTCAAAGACGCTCGCACTTTTAATCCATGGAGATGGcag GACAACTCGGGAGCAACAAGCCCAGGGAATGTTTTCACCCCATTTGGAGGAGGGCCGCGGTTGTGCCCTGGTTATGAGCTTGCTAGAGTAGAACTCTCCGTCTTCCTTCACCACCTCGTCACCCGTTTGAG TTGGAATCCTGCTGAAGAAGATAAGCTGGTTTTCTTCCCGACCACCCGGACGCAGAAGCGATATCCGATCTATGTGCAGCGTCGAAATGTGTCTAAGCTGTGTAAAGAGTAA
- the LOC133864314 gene encoding nuclear pore complex protein NUP88, whose translation MRFNFDVYDRDIEQRRSVTPKDEVEWVPLQNHPIFTPISATSDHASTTAALPRNLVAWDGASRIYFWDLDKQCLHRISIRLGEPQPTSVLAASPTKVLQADKQLNFVVHKISINRNGSALLLAGSDHLCVMYLYGRNSTEENAIICRTVTVGSEIYHDGSNAIRMLQVSWHPYSETHLGILSSDSVFRLYDLSSDLVLPEQEYYLQPVQPGGSRNATSICPVDFSFGGDHLWDRFSVFVLYADGSIYILCPVVSFGSVYKWESILEIHTDAHTYGLKSGHSTAVSNSSLAISWLEATFPELAHQEAEGADLSMLRAHPYALFDASLSLQGPLRRVCHGRNEDLAVRGAECEGRAVSFLYNLVSKDSVFVTAWSGGQLQIDALADEIQPVWSVGSPLRLRVDSNNQILGLAMICESIEGKLPIVKLDEPLDHTIWLGHSPPLLRLAIVDLALPRKTDSGYVIMLFFDPLMPERLFSLHDGGIDSIVLHFLPFTSQTTGKDETMRTPSVHPVLSTCQGETSMQSPLCGFVSLWDSFGYSWTVGVTDSRECIVLEMKTWNLLLPIHVDMEKKSISSEEQKERDAPDVISKELLIGPKAVLLPQASPNLRSVAADSIEGRQTLHQYFKLFHENYVEYAHKVHFEIKHHGPHLKRIIDDQHARLVGVEQNLQKVEDKQLRLEERIDRATQVHNLLEQRLQRLRNLPGAHKKPLSRAEREFKSELDHFTGVELDALYSSIDAVAARLRRHTQSSKDNVSNRQRQISAKKDLAHDAHISQLKSSLEKISLVNSENSKKLKIVESELKSRESSRF comes from the exons ATGAGGTTCAACTTCGACGTGTACGATCGGGATATAGAGCAGAGGCGCTCCGTCACACCCAAAGACGAAGTGGAATGGGTTCCCCTCCAGAACCACCCCATCTTCACCCCCATCTCCGCCACCTCAGACCACGCGTCTACCACCGCCGCACTGCCGAGAAACTTGGTGGCCTGGGACGGAGCCTCCCGAATCTACTTCTGGGATCTCGACAAGCAGTGCCTCCACCGCATCTCTATTCGACTCGGCGAGCCCCAACCCACCTCTGTCCTCGCTGCTTCGCCCACTAAG GTATTGCAAGCAGATAAACAGCTCAACTTTGTGGTTCATAAAATCTCCATCAATAGAAATGGATCAGCACTACTACTTGCCGGTTCAGACCATTTATGCGTCATGTACCTTTATGGGCGTAATTCTACTGAAGAGAATGCCATAATTTGCAG GACTGTTACCGTTGGATCAGAAATCTACCATGATGGCAGCAATGCCATACGTATGCTACAGGTTTCATGGCACCCTTATAGTGAGACCCATTTGGGAATTCTTTCTTCTGATTCAGTTTTCAG acTCTATGATTTGTCTTCAGATCTTGTGCTACCAGAGCAAGAATATTATCTACAGCCAGTGCAACCAGGTGGATCGAGGAATGCCACATCAATCTGCCctgttgatttttcttttgggggTGACCACTTATGGGACAGGTTTAGT GTGTTTGTATTATATGCTGATGGTTCAATTTACATCCTCTGCCCGGTTGTTTCATTTGGGAG TGTCTACAAGTGGGAATCTATACTAGAGATACACACTGATGCTCATACATATGGGCTGAAATCAGGCCATTCAACAGCTGTTAGTAATTCTAGTCTGGCAATTTCTTGGTTGGAAGCAACATTTCCTGAGTTAGCACACCAAGAAGCAGAAGGGGCAGATCTGTCTATGCTAAGAGCTCATCCCTATGCTTTATTTGATGCATCACTTTCCTTGCAG GGGCCTCTGCGGAGAGTATGTCATGGTAGGAACGAAGATTTAGCAGTTCGGGGTGCAGAATGTGAAGGCCGTGCAGTCagttttctttataatttggTCAGCAAAGACTCAGTTTTTGTGACTGCCTGGAGTGGTGGGCAATTGCAAATAGATGCCCTAGCTGATGAAATCCAGCCAGTGTGGAGTGTTGGTAGTCCACTTCGTCTTCGTGTTGATTCAAACAATCAAATTCTGGGTCTTGCTATGATTTGTGAATCGATTGAAGGGAAGCTTCCCATTGTGAAGCTTGATGAGCCACTTGATCATACTATTTGGTTGGGCCATTCACCCCCTTTGTTGAGACTGGCTATAGTGGATTTAGCTCTGCCAAGGAAAACGGATAGTGGTTATGTCATAATGCTGTTTTTCGATCCCCTTATGCCAGAAAGATTATTTTCCCTTCATGATGGTGGGATAGATTCAATAGTGTTGCATTTTCTCCCATTTACAAGTCAGACTACTGGCAAGGATGAGACCATGAGAACACCCTCTGTGCATCCTGTTCTAAGTACATGCCAGGGAGAAACCTCCATGCAGTCTCCACTTTGTGGTTTTGTGTCTTTATGGGATTCTTTTGGATATTCATGGACTGTGGGAGTCACTGATTCTCGGGAATGTATTGTGCTAGAGATGAAGACTTGGAACCTGTTGCTGCCTATTCATGTTGATATGGAGAAGAAGTCCATTAGCTCGGAAgaacagaaagagagagatgcaCCGGATGTTATAAGCAAAGAACTCCTTATTGGACCTAAGGCTGTTCTTCTTCCACAGGCCTCACCAAATCTACGTTCTGTTGCTGCTGATTCTATTGAAGGTCGGCAAACTCTTCATCAGTACTTCAAGCTTTTCCATGAAAATTATGTGGAATATGCACACAAG GTTCACTTTGAGATCAAGCATCATGGGCCTCACTTGAAGAGAATAATTGATGACCAGCATGCTCGTTTAGTTGGGGTAGAGCAGAACCTTCAGAAAGTTGAGGATAAGCAGTTGAGGTTGGAGGAGAGGATTGATCGTGCAACCCAGGTGCACAATTTGCTGGAGCAGCGCTTGCAACGGTTGAGAAACTTGCCTGGTGCTCATAAAAAACCACTGTCTAGGGCAGAGCGAGAGTTCAAGTCTGAGCTTG ACCACTTTACAGGAGTTGAATTGGATGCTTTGTACTCTTCCATTGACGCTGTAGCTGCAAGGCTAAGAAGGCACACACAATCTTCGAAGGACAATGTATCAAATCGACAGAGACAAATATCAGCGAAGAAGGATCTTGCCCATGATGCCCACATCTCCCAGCTGAAATCCTCACTTGAGAAGATTTCTCTTGTCAATAGTGAGAATTCGAAAAAGCTTAAGATCGTCGAGTCTGAATTAAAAAGCCGGGAAAGCAGCAGGTTCTGA